Part of the Streptomyces sp. NBC_01264 genome, TCGGGACCCGGACCTACTCCGGCTCCCGGGCCGCCGCGAGCAGTTCTTCCGCGTGCGCCCGCGCCGACGCCGAGTCCTCGTGGCCGGCCAGCATCCGCGACAGCTCGCGGATCCGGGCCTCGCCCTCCAGGACGGTGACGCCACTGCGGGTCACGGACCCGTCGTTGGTCTTCTCGACCAGCAGCTGCCGGTCCGCGAAGGCCGCCACCTGCGGCAGGTGCGTGACGACGACCACCTGCGCCGACTTGGCCAGTTTCGCGAGCCGCCGCCCGACCTCGACGGCCGCCTTGCCGCCGACGCCCGCGTCGACCTCGTCGAAGAGGTACGTCGGCACCGGGTCGGAGCCCGCGAAGACGACCTCGACGGCGAGCATCACCCGGGACAGCTCACCGCCCGAGGCGCCCTTGGCGATCGGCCGCGGCTGGGCGCCGGGGTGCGGGGCCAGCAGCAGTTCGACCTCGTCGACGCCGGAGGGCCCGTACGCGACGAGCCGGCCGCCGACCTCGACCCCTTCGGGGTCCTCGGTCTGCCGGACGTCGATGGTGACCCGTGCGTGCGGCATCGCCAGGGAGGCCAGCTCCTCGGTGACGGCGGACGCGAAGCGGGTCGCCGCCTCGTTCCGCGCGTCGGTCAACGCCTGGGCCAGCGAGGAGAGTTCCAGGCGCAGCCCGTCGCGCTCCGCGGTCAGTTCATCGATCCGCTCGTCGTCGCCGTCCAGCTCCAGCAGCCGTACGGAGCCCCGTTCGGCCCACTCCAGGACGGAGTCCACGCCGTTCCGGGTGGATCCGTACTCGGATCCGTACTTCCGGATCAGCTGGGTCAGTGCCGCCCGCCGCTCCTCCACGGCCGCCAGCCGCAGCGGATCGGCGTCCAGGTCGTCCGCGTACCCGGCGAGTTCCCCGGCCACGTCCGCGAGCAGGATGCCCAGTTCCCCGATCCGCTCGGCGAGCGCGCCGAGCGCCGGGTCGTGGGAGCGTACGGATTCCAGCGCGCGGTGCGCCCCGGCGACGAGCGCGCCCGCGTCGACGCCCTCGGGGTCCTCGACGTTGCCGGCGAGGGCCGCGTGGGCGACCTGGGCGGCCGAGGACAGGGATTCGGCGTGCCCGAGGCGCTCCGCCTCCGCCGCCAGCTCGGTGTCCTCGCCCGAGAGCGGTTCCACGGCGGCGATCTCGTCGAGCCCGAAGCGCAGCAGATCGGCTTCCTGGGCGCGTTCCCGGGCCCGGGTGGTGATCTCCTCCAGCTCTCCGGCGACGGCGCGCAGCCTGCGGTGGGCGGCGGCGTACTTCTCCAGCGGGACGGCGACGGCGTCGCCCGCGTACCGGTCGAGGGCCTGGCGCTGCCGGGCCGGCCGGAGCAGGCCCTGCTGGTCGGTCTGGCCGTGGACGGCGACGAGGTCGTCGGCGAGCTCGGCGAGCAGCCCGACGGGCACGGAGCGGCCGCCGACGTGGGCGCGCGAGCGGCCCTCGGCGGAAACGGTCCGGCTGATCAGCAGGGCGCCGTCGTCGAGCTCGGCTCCGGCCTCCTCGGCGCGCAGCGCGGCGGGGGCGTCCGGGCGCATGACGATGCGCCCTTCGACGACCGCCGCCTTGGCCCCGATCCGCACCAGTGCGGGGTCGGCCCGCCCGCCGAGCAGCAGCCCGAGGCTGGTGACGACCATGGTCTTGCCCGCGCCGGTCTCGCCGGTCACCGCGGTGAAACCGGGTGACAGCTCGACCACAGCGTCGTCGATGACCCCGAGCGACCGTATCCGCATCTCCTCAAGCACGGGACGACGATACCGAGGTTTCATGGGTGCCATGTGACGTCACCAGCCCGAACCAGCTCGAACAGTCATGCTATTTACGTACGCGCGGTCTATCGGACCGGTGGTGACCCCGCCAGTACCGGCGTCGACCCCGCTAGTGCGGCGCTCCGCGCCATCCCGACACCGGCAGCGCGAACTTCGCGACGAGCCGGTCCGTGAACGACGCGTGGTGCAGCCGGGCGAGCCGCACCGGCACCGTGCCCCGCCGGACCTCCACACGGGCCCCGGCCGGCAGCTCCACCGTCCGCCGCCCGTCGCACCACAGCACCCCGTGCGGGGTCCCGGTCTGCACCTCCACGGCCAGGACCGAGTCCGGCGAGGTCACCAGCGGCTTCGCGAACAGCGCGTGCGCGCTGATCGGCACCATCAGCAGCGCCTCCACCTCCGGCCAGACCACCGGCCCGCCGGCCGAGAAGGCGTACGCCGTCGAGCCCGTCGGGGTCGCGCAGACGATCCCGTCGCAGCCGAAGCCGGACACCGGGCGCCCGTCGATCTCCAGGACCACCTCGAGCATCCGCTCCGGGGACACCTTCTGGACGGCCGCCTCGTTCAGCGCCCAGTCCCGGTGCACCACGTCCCCGTTGGTCCGCACGATCACGTCGAGGGTCATCCGCTCCTCAACCTCGTACTCCCGCGTCACGACCCGGTCCACGACCTTGTCCAGGTCGTCCCGTTCCGCCTCCGCGAGGAAGCCCACCCGGCCCAGGTTGACGCCGAGCATCGGCACCCCGGAGCCGCGCGCGAACTCCGCGCCGCGCAGCAGCGTCCCGTCACCGCCGAGCACGATCAGCAGCTCGCACCCGTCGAGCACCTCCGGGGTGCACTCGGACTCCGCCACCAGCTCCACCTCGGGCGGCAGCGGCAGGTCCACCGCCTCGTGCCGCAGCACCCGTACGCCCAGCCCGCTGCGCAGCAGACCCTGCACCACCAGCTCGGCGCTGCGGATGGCCGCCGGCCGCCCGGTGTGCGCGAGCAGGAAGACGGTCCGCTTCCCCGGCTCCCCCGGCTCCCCTGCGTTCCCCGACTGTGCCGGGTCCCCCGAAAGATCACTCACTGCGGCCCCTCCGCCACTGCACGATCGACATCCGCCGGGTCGAGTGCCGGTGCCCCCGCCCGCAGCCACAGAAAATACTCGACGTTGCCCGAGGGGCCCGGGAGCGGGCTCGCGGTCACCCCGAGCACGCCCAGGCCCAGCTTCCAGGCCTGCGCCGCGACGTCCCGCACGGCCTCGGCGCGCAGCTCCGTACTGCGTACCACGCCACCGCTGCCGAGGCGGTCCTTGCCGACCTCGAACTGCGGCTTGACCATCAGCACCAGATCCGCGTCGGGCGCGCAGCAGCGTACGAGCGCGGGCAGCACCAGACCGATCGAGATGAAGGACAGATCACCGACGACCAGGTCCACGGGCACCCCGTCGATCAGCTCCACCGTCAGTTCGCGCACGTTCGTACGGTCCTTGACGGTGACCCGGTCGTCGCTCTGCAGGGACCAGGCGAGCTGCCCGTAGCCGACGTCCACGGCCATCACGTGCTCCACCCCGGCGCGCAGCAGCACGTCGGTGAACCCTCCGGTCGAGGCGCCCGCGTCCAGCGCCCGGCGGCCCTCGACGCGCAGCCCCTGGGGCCGGAAGGCCGCGAGCGCCCCAGCGAGCTTGTGGCCGCCCCGGGAGACGTAGTCGGGGTCGCTGTCGTCCTTGAGGACGACGAGGGCCGCGCTGGTCTCGACCTGGGTGGCCGGCTTCGTCGCCGTGTTGCCGCCCACGGTCACCCGGCCGGCGGCGATCAGCTGCGCGGCGTGCTCCCGGGAGCGGGCCATGCTGCGGCGTACCAGTTCGGCGTCCAGGCGGCGGCGTGCCACTCCTGCCACGATCGGTTCAGCTCCTGTTTTCGTAACGACGGGGGCCCTCGGTCGCGTCCAGCGCGGTCAGCGCGGAGCGGAGCCCCCTGTGCACATCCTCGTACACCTCGACGTGTCCGTCCGCCGGGAGGTGGTCCACGTCCGCCAGCCGCTCCAGCGCGGCGTCCGCTCCGGCGTGCCCGGTGGGAGTCCGTACGAGGCCCAGCGCGGCCGGCCCGGCGGGCACGTCCGGGGCTTCGTCCGGCTCCTGGACCGCATCGGGCACTTCTTCGCTCATGCCCCCGACGCTACCGCGTAGGGCGCCCGCGACCGCGCACGGCTCTGCGGTACGGTCGGGATCACGATGGCTACGATCGAGGAGTGCCGTGCGGCACTCGACCAACTCTCCGACAACCTGGCGCGGGCCGAAGGCGACGTGCGCGGTGCGACCGCGCTCGACCGCTCGCTGAGCTGCCACATCACCGACCTGGACCGGACCTTCACGGGCCGCCTGGACGGAGGCCGGATCCGCGTGGACGCGGTGGCACCGGGCCCGCCGGCCTCCAAGGCCGAGATCCGGCTGGCGATGACCGGCGACGACCTGGTCTCCCTGGTCGCCGGCGACCTGAAGTTCCCCAAGGCCTGGGCCTCGGGCCGCATCCGCCTGGAAGCGGGCTTCCGCGACCTGCTGAAGCTCAAGAGCCTGCTGTAGCCAACCCCGCTGCACGGCTCCTGCTCCGCAGGCCAAATCCAGCCCCTCCGGCGTTTGAGGAGCAGGGGTCCGGGGGCCGGCAACGGTGCCGCACCCGCGCTCACTCGGCGCGAGCCCGCGCCCGAGCGACCCGCGCCGCGGGTACCACCAGCGGCGTCCCCGTCTCCGGGTCCGCAATGACCTGGCACCGCAGCCCGAACACCCGCTCCACCAGCTCCGCCGTGACCACCTCGGCCGGCGGCCCCTCGGCCACGACCTTCCCGTCCCGCATCGCGATCAGGTGGGTGGCGTAGCGCGCCGCGTGGTTCAGATCGTGCAGCACGGCGACCAGCGTCCGCCCCTGCTCCTCGTGCAGGTCCGCGCAGAGGTTCAGCACCTCGATCTGGTGCTGGATGTCCAAGTAGGTCGTCGGCTCGTCCAGCAGCAGCAGCGGCGTCTGCTGCGCCAGCGCCATCGCGATCCACACCCGCTGGCGCTGCCCGCCCGACAGCTCGTCCACGGCCCGGTCCGCGAGTTCCGCGACCCCCGTGGAGGCCATCGACTCGTTCACGATCCGCTCGTCCTGCGCCGACCACTGCCGCAGCAGCCCCTGGTGCGGGTAGCGGCCCCGCGCGACCAGGTCCGACACGGTGATGCCGTCCGGGGCGATCGAGGACTGCGGCAGCAGACCCAGCGTCCTGGCCACCTTCTTCGCCGGCAGCGACCCGATCGCCTGACCGTCCAGCAGCACCCGCCCCACGGTCGGCCTCAGCATCCGCGAAAGGGCCCGCAGCAGCGTGGACTTCCCGCAGGCGTTCGGCCCGACGATCACGGTGAAGGAGTGGTCGGGGATCTCCACCGACAGGTTCTCGGCGATGACCCGCTGGTCGTAGCCGAGGGTCACGTTCTCCGCGGTCAGCCGCTGCACTTGCCTGCTCCTCTGGTTGCTCATGCTCCTCTGGTTCCTCATATGCGGCCCGTCTTCCGCTCGGTGACGAGCAGCCAGAGCAGGTAGCAGCCGCCGACCAGCCCCGTCACCACGCCCACCGGCAACTGGTCGGCGCCGAAGACCCGCTGCGAGGCCCAGTCGGACACCAGCAGCAGGAGTGCGCCCATCAGCGCCCCGGTCAGCAGGCTCGCCCCGGGCGAGCGGGTCAGCCGGCGCGCGAGCTGCGGCGCGGCCAGCGCGACGAAGCTGATCGGCCCGGCCGCGGCACTGGCCGCGGTGGTGAGCAGGATCGCCGCCACCATCAGCAGCAGCCGCGTCCGCTCCACCCGCACCCCGACGGCGTACGCCGCGTCGTCGCCCATCTCGATCATCCGCAGGGCCCGGCTCTGGGCGAGGACCAGCGGGAACAGCACCAGGCAGGTCGCGAGCAGCGGCCAGACCTGCGCCCAGTCCCGCCCCGCCAGCGAGCCGGTCAGCCAGACCATCGCGCGGCTTGCGTCG contains:
- the recN gene encoding DNA repair protein RecN, whose amino-acid sequence is MKPRYRRPVLEEMRIRSLGVIDDAVVELSPGFTAVTGETGAGKTMVVTSLGLLLGGRADPALVRIGAKAAVVEGRIVMRPDAPAALRAEEAGAELDDGALLISRTVSAEGRSRAHVGGRSVPVGLLAELADDLVAVHGQTDQQGLLRPARQRQALDRYAGDAVAVPLEKYAAAHRRLRAVAGELEEITTRARERAQEADLLRFGLDEIAAVEPLSGEDTELAAEAERLGHAESLSSAAQVAHAALAGNVEDPEGVDAGALVAGAHRALESVRSHDPALGALAERIGELGILLADVAGELAGYADDLDADPLRLAAVEERRAALTQLIRKYGSEYGSTRNGVDSVLEWAERGSVRLLELDGDDERIDELTAERDGLRLELSSLAQALTDARNEAATRFASAVTEELASLAMPHARVTIDVRQTEDPEGVEVGGRLVAYGPSGVDEVELLLAPHPGAQPRPIAKGASGGELSRVMLAVEVVFAGSDPVPTYLFDEVDAGVGGKAAVEVGRRLAKLAKSAQVVVVTHLPQVAAFADRQLLVEKTNDGSVTRSGVTVLEGEARIRELSRMLAGHEDSASARAHAEELLAAAREPE
- a CDS encoding NAD kinase, producing the protein MSDLSGDPAQSGNAGEPGEPGKRTVFLLAHTGRPAAIRSAELVVQGLLRSGLGVRVLRHEAVDLPLPPEVELVAESECTPEVLDGCELLIVLGGDGTLLRGAEFARGSGVPMLGVNLGRVGFLAEAERDDLDKVVDRVVTREYEVEERMTLDVIVRTNGDVVHRDWALNEAAVQKVSPERMLEVVLEIDGRPVSGFGCDGIVCATPTGSTAYAFSAGGPVVWPEVEALLMVPISAHALFAKPLVTSPDSVLAVEVQTGTPHGVLWCDGRRTVELPAGARVEVRRGTVPVRLARLHHASFTDRLVAKFALPVSGWRGAPH
- a CDS encoding TlyA family RNA methyltransferase; amino-acid sequence: MAGVARRRLDAELVRRSMARSREHAAQLIAAGRVTVGGNTATKPATQVETSAALVVLKDDSDPDYVSRGGHKLAGALAAFRPQGLRVEGRRALDAGASTGGFTDVLLRAGVEHVMAVDVGYGQLAWSLQSDDRVTVKDRTNVRELTVELIDGVPVDLVVGDLSFISIGLVLPALVRCCAPDADLVLMVKPQFEVGKDRLGSGGVVRSTELRAEAVRDVAAQAWKLGLGVLGVTASPLPGPSGNVEYFLWLRAGAPALDPADVDRAVAEGPQ
- a CDS encoding SCP2 sterol-binding domain-containing protein, producing MATIEECRAALDQLSDNLARAEGDVRGATALDRSLSCHITDLDRTFTGRLDGGRIRVDAVAPGPPASKAEIRLAMTGDDLVSLVAGDLKFPKAWASGRIRLEAGFRDLLKLKSLL
- a CDS encoding ABC transporter ATP-binding protein, with the protein product MSNQRSRQVQRLTAENVTLGYDQRVIAENLSVEIPDHSFTVIVGPNACGKSTLLRALSRMLRPTVGRVLLDGQAIGSLPAKKVARTLGLLPQSSIAPDGITVSDLVARGRYPHQGLLRQWSAQDERIVNESMASTGVAELADRAVDELSGGQRQRVWIAMALAQQTPLLLLDEPTTYLDIQHQIEVLNLCADLHEEQGRTLVAVLHDLNHAARYATHLIAMRDGKVVAEGPPAEVVTAELVERVFGLRCQVIADPETGTPLVVPAARVARARARAE